One part of the Salvelinus fontinalis isolate EN_2023a chromosome 4, ASM2944872v1, whole genome shotgun sequence genome encodes these proteins:
- the isl1a gene encoding insulin gene enhancer protein isl-1 isoform X1, with amino-acid sequence MGDMGDPPKKKRLISLCVGCGNQIHDQYILRVSPDLEWHAACLKCAECNQYLDESCTCFVRDGKTYCKRDYVRLYGVKCAKCNIGFSKNDFVMRARSKVYHIECFRCVACSRQLIPGDEFALREDGLFCRADHDVVERATMGVGDPLSPLHPARPLQMAAEPISARQPVLRPHVHKQPEKTTRVRTVLNEKQLHTLRTCYNANPRPDALMKEQLVEMTGLSPRVIRVWFQNKRCKDKKRSILMKQLQQQQPNDKTNIQGMTGTPMVAASPERHDGGLQANPVEVQSYQPPWKVLSDFALQSDMDQPAFQQLVHFSEGGPGSDSTGSEVASMSSQLPDTPNSMVSSPIEA; translated from the exons ATGGGCGATATGGGGGATCCACCGAAAA AAAAGCGTCTGATCTCGCTGTGTGTCGGCTGTGGAAACCAAATCCACGACCAGTATATTCTGCGGGTCTCTCCGGACCTCGAGTGGCACGCTGCCTGTTTGAAGTGTGCAGAGTGTAATCAGTATCTGGACGAGTCGTGTACCTGCTTTGTCCGAGACGGGAAAACCTACTGTAAAAGAGACTATGTTAG gtTATACGGGGTAAAGTGCGCTAAATGCAACATCGGTTTCAGCAAGAATGACTTCGTGATGAGAGCGCGCTCCAAGGTGTACCATATCGAGTGTTTTCGGTGTGTGGCCTGCAGCCGACAGCTCATCCCGGGGGACGAGTTCGCTCTGAGGGAGGACGGCTTGTTCTGCCGGGCCGACCATGACGTCGTGGAGCGGGCAACAATGGGCGTCGGAGACCCTCTCAGCCCCCTCCACCCGGCCCGACCTTTACAAATGGCAG CAGAACCAATATCAGCCAGACAGCCCGTGCTTCGACCGCACGTCCACAAACAACCGGAGAAGACGACACGCGTGCGGACTGTTCTTAACGAAAAGCAGCTCCACACGTTGCGGACCTGCTACAACGCAAACCCCCGACCCGACGCTCTGATGAAGGAGCAGCTAGTCGAGATGACCGGCCTCAGTCCCCGAGTCATCCGGGTCTGGTTCCAAAACAAGCGTTGCAAGGACAAGAAGAGGAGTATTCTGATGAAacagttacagcagcagcagcccaACGACAAAACG AATATCCAGGGAATGACGGGCACTCCGATGGTGGCTGCCAGCCCGGAGAGACATGACGGTGGTTTACAGGCTAACCCAGTGGAGGTGCAGAGTTACCAGCCGCCTTGGAAGGTCCTCAGTGACTTCGCGTTGCAGAGTGACATGGACCAACCCGCGTTTCAACAACTG GTCCATTTTTCGGAGGGGGGACCTGGTTCCGACTCGACAGGAAGCGAAGTGGCCTCGATGTCATCCCAACTTCCAGACACACCCAACAGCATGGTCTCGAGCCCTATAGAGGCGTAG
- the isl1a gene encoding insulin gene enhancer protein isl-1 isoform X2, translating to MGDMGDPPKKKRLISLCVGCGNQIHDQYILRVSPDLEWHAACLKCAECNQYLDESCTCFVRDGKTYCKRDYVRLYGVKCAKCNIGFSKNDFVMRARSKVYHIECFRCVACSRQLIPGDEFALREDGLFCRADHDVVERATMGVGDPLSPLHPARPLQMAEPISARQPVLRPHVHKQPEKTTRVRTVLNEKQLHTLRTCYNANPRPDALMKEQLVEMTGLSPRVIRVWFQNKRCKDKKRSILMKQLQQQQPNDKTNIQGMTGTPMVAASPERHDGGLQANPVEVQSYQPPWKVLSDFALQSDMDQPAFQQLVHFSEGGPGSDSTGSEVASMSSQLPDTPNSMVSSPIEA from the exons ATGGGCGATATGGGGGATCCACCGAAAA AAAAGCGTCTGATCTCGCTGTGTGTCGGCTGTGGAAACCAAATCCACGACCAGTATATTCTGCGGGTCTCTCCGGACCTCGAGTGGCACGCTGCCTGTTTGAAGTGTGCAGAGTGTAATCAGTATCTGGACGAGTCGTGTACCTGCTTTGTCCGAGACGGGAAAACCTACTGTAAAAGAGACTATGTTAG gtTATACGGGGTAAAGTGCGCTAAATGCAACATCGGTTTCAGCAAGAATGACTTCGTGATGAGAGCGCGCTCCAAGGTGTACCATATCGAGTGTTTTCGGTGTGTGGCCTGCAGCCGACAGCTCATCCCGGGGGACGAGTTCGCTCTGAGGGAGGACGGCTTGTTCTGCCGGGCCGACCATGACGTCGTGGAGCGGGCAACAATGGGCGTCGGAGACCCTCTCAGCCCCCTCCACCCGGCCCGACCTTTACAAATGGCAG AACCAATATCAGCCAGACAGCCCGTGCTTCGACCGCACGTCCACAAACAACCGGAGAAGACGACACGCGTGCGGACTGTTCTTAACGAAAAGCAGCTCCACACGTTGCGGACCTGCTACAACGCAAACCCCCGACCCGACGCTCTGATGAAGGAGCAGCTAGTCGAGATGACCGGCCTCAGTCCCCGAGTCATCCGGGTCTGGTTCCAAAACAAGCGTTGCAAGGACAAGAAGAGGAGTATTCTGATGAAacagttacagcagcagcagcccaACGACAAAACG AATATCCAGGGAATGACGGGCACTCCGATGGTGGCTGCCAGCCCGGAGAGACATGACGGTGGTTTACAGGCTAACCCAGTGGAGGTGCAGAGTTACCAGCCGCCTTGGAAGGTCCTCAGTGACTTCGCGTTGCAGAGTGACATGGACCAACCCGCGTTTCAACAACTG GTCCATTTTTCGGAGGGGGGACCTGGTTCCGACTCGACAGGAAGCGAAGTGGCCTCGATGTCATCCCAACTTCCAGACACACCCAACAGCATGGTCTCGAGCCCTATAGAGGCGTAG